CGGTAGCGGGTTCGGTGGCACGTTTACGCTGAAGGTGCCGGAAAATGGTTTGATCGCGGTCAACGTGCCGCTCGACCCTCTCCGTCTCGGGGCGTTGAGTACACGCACCACACATCCATTTTATATCGCCCGCTGGAACGATACGCTCGCAGCGCTGGGCATCGATGGCCGCATCGAAAATCCATACTGGGATAAGACTAAGGGCGAGATGGTGGCCGCGTGCACAAACGGCGCTCTTTTGAGGCACCTCACGCCAATATCCTTGTCCTGTGCATCGCCAACCAAGGGACGCTGGCAGGGTCTCAGCACTCAGCACTGTGGATATTGTTTACCATGTTTGATCCGGCGCGCTGCGTTGCTCAAAGGATTTGGTGCTGGTGCCGACCCGACCGTCTATACGATCGACGACCTAACCACTCGCGCCCTCGACACGCGCCAGTCCGAAGGTGTGCAAGTCCGCTCCTTCCAACTCGCGATTGAACGACTTCGAGCCAGACCCGCCTTAGCACCCATCCTTATTCACAAACCCGGCCCACTATTCGACGAGTCGCCAGCCCGCCAGGCCTCGCTCGCCAGTGTCTACCGCCGTGGCCTTGATGAAGTGGGCGTTCTGTTGGCCAGGGTGAGGACACAGCCCCTATGAGTAATAATGTTTCGTCCGCTGGCGTGGATTTCCACTGCCATCTCGATCTATATCCAGACTTCAAGGCCGCGATCACGAAAGCGGAGGCAGCACGGATTAATACACTGACCGTCACTACCACCCCAAAGGCTTGGCCGCGTAATCTTGAATTGACGCGTGACAAGCGCTATGTGCGGGCTGCACTTGGCCTCCATCCGCAGCTTGTGACGGAACGGGCCAGCGAATTGGCATTATGGGAACATTATCTGCCAGAGACGCGCTACGTCGGCGAGGTTGGCCTCGACGCTGGCCCTAGGTTCTACAAATCGCTCGATACTCAAAAACATGTGTTCCGCACAGTCCTCGAACGATGTTCGGATGCCGGTGGCAAGATACTCACCGTGCATAGCGTCCGGAGCGTACCGACGGTGCTCGAAATGATCGAACGCCATTTACCGCAGGACAGGGGCCTCGTTGTGTTGCACTGGTTCACCGGAACCAAAGCCGAAGCACGACGCGCCGTAGCGCTCGGTTGCTACTTTTCTGTCAATACCGAGATGATCCGCTCCGACCGAGGCCGGGCGCTTGCCGCCGACCTCCCGTTGAGTCGCATCCTCACCGAGACTGACGGCCCATTTACAAAGATTAACGGGCATCCCGCCGAACCAGCCAGCGTTCAAATAACTATCGACGCTCTCGCGCATGTGCGAAATGCATCCAAAGACTCGATTGCGGAGTCTGTTCAAGCAAACTACCGGGCACTAATCGATGCATGATGTCTCAAATAAGCGGTTACATTTCATGCTGCCATGCCCTCTAATGACTTCTGCCGCATCATTACAACAGTTGCCAATAGCCGGGCCATAAGCGAAACTGGCCAGTGAAACATGTCAAGGCCGGCATTGGCAAATAATGCGCATTTATCGCCTCACTGCATATTCAGTTCATCAAAATGCGAGCACTCGTTATGAACAATCATATTTGTAGGTCGACAAAACTGCGTGCTGTAGAAGAGCTGACCGGGCAGCGCCACCATGCAGTCCACGAGGTCGGCCTCGATCAGGGCGCGGCGGATGTCGCCCTCTCCTGACTGATTGGAAGACATGCTGCCATTGGCCAGGACAAAACCAGCCATGCCTTGGGGCGCAAGATGGTGGATAAAGTGCTGCACCCAGGCGAAGTTGGCGTTGCCCTTGGGCGGAATGCCGAACTGCCAGCGCACGTCGTCGTCCTTGCGGAACCAATCCGAATCATTGAAGGGCGGATTGGCCAGAACATAGTCGGCTCTTAGGTCGGGATGCAGATCGCGGCGGAAGGTGTCGGCGTGCTCAGGGCCAAAATCAGCCTCGATGCCGCGCAGGGCCAGGTTCATGACGGCCAGGCGGCGAGTGGTTGAATTGCTCTCCTGTCCGTAAATGCTGATGTCCCCAACTCTGCCGCCGTGGGCTTCCACGAATTTCTCGGACTGCACGAACATGCCGCCGGAACCGCAACAGGGGTCATAAATGCGGCCTTTATATGGCGCGAGCATCTCGACCAGACAGCGCACGACACAGGATGGCGTGTAGAACTGTCCGCCGTTCT
This genomic stretch from Desulfomicrobium macestii harbors:
- the qatD gene encoding Qat anti-phage system TatD family nuclease QatD codes for the protein MSNNVSSAGVDFHCHLDLYPDFKAAITKAEAARINTLTVTTTPKAWPRNLELTRDKRYVRAALGLHPQLVTERASELALWEHYLPETRYVGEVGLDAGPRFYKSLDTQKHVFRTVLERCSDAGGKILTVHSVRSVPTVLEMIERHLPQDRGLVVLHWFTGTKAEARRAVALGCYFSVNTEMIRSDRGRALAADLPLSRILTETDGPFTKINGHPAEPASVQITIDALAHVRNASKDSIAESVQANYRALIDA
- a CDS encoding type I restriction-modification system subunit M, with the protein product MARPKKNDTKPTANLGFEAKLWLAADKLRNNMDAAEYKHVVLGLIFLKYISDSFEEHRAKLIAGVGDYEGANAEDPDEYKAENVFWVPADARWSHLQANAKQPGIGKIVDDAMVAIERDNPRLKGVLPKDYARPGLDKHRLGELIDLIATITLTAASEGEQTHRSVDLLGRVYEYFLTRFASAEGKNGGQFYTPSCVVRCLVEMLAPYKGRIYDPCCGSGGMFVQSEKFVEAHGGRVGDISIYGQESNSTTRRLAVMNLALRGIEADFGPEHADTFRRDLHPDLRADYVLANPPFNDSDWFRKDDDVRWQFGIPPKGNANFAWVQHFIHHLAPQGMAGFVLANGSMSSNQSGEGDIRRALIEADLVDCMVALPGQLFYSTQFCRPTNMIVHNECSHFDELNMQ